One Candidatus Abawacabacteria bacterium DNA window includes the following coding sequences:
- a CDS encoding CYTH domain-containing protein translates to MIEVELRSFLNEEQYQALLSYFQEHGQFVNEEEQETHYFDCDQDLRIQKSTKGAKVWLKKGNMHDAAREEIEIKVPADDFANLAKLFAALNYGVKVKWLRKRYTFSWQGVSVMLDYTKGYGWIIELEKLVTEGQEVIAHEELQEKLKILNISVSSKEEFEDRYQYYLANWQHLIAD, encoded by the coding sequence ATGATTGAAGTAGAATTGCGCAGTTTTTTGAATGAAGAACAATATCAAGCGTTGCTAAGCTACTTTCAGGAACATGGGCAATTTGTTAACGAAGAAGAACAAGAAACGCATTATTTTGATTGTGACCAAGACTTGCGGATTCAAAAAAGTACTAAGGGAGCGAAAGTCTGGTTAAAGAAAGGGAATATGCATGATGCAGCCCGAGAAGAAATTGAAATCAAAGTTCCTGCTGACGATTTTGCTAATTTAGCAAAATTATTTGCCGCATTGAACTATGGTGTGAAAGTAAAATGGCTACGTAAACGCTATACTTTTTCCTGGCAAGGAGTAAGTGTAATGTTGGATTATACCAAAGGTTATGGCTGGATTATTGAATTAGAGAAATTAGTGACCGAGGGACAGGAAGTAATCGCCCACGAAGAATTACAAGAAAAGCTTAAAATTTTAAACATTTCTGTAAGTAGCAAAGAAGAGTTCGAAGATCGATATCAATACTACTTGGCGAATTGGCAACACCTTATTGCTGATTAG
- a CDS encoding aminoacyl-tRNA hydrolase has protein sequence MIVIVGLGNPGKDYQYTRHNAGFLCLDALQTAWQFPQFHSDKHFQAEIAKGKMHDQDILLVKPQTFMNLSGQSVLAVQQFYKLPVNHFWLVYDELDLPIGKVRIRKDGSSAGHNGIKSIIAALGSDQFYRFRIGVKPEHYQPGMERQSTVLERFSVQEEEHLFNVFGEVQKAIEKELITIPQI, from the coding sequence ATGATTGTCATTGTTGGTTTGGGTAATCCAGGGAAGGATTATCAATATACTAGGCATAATGCTGGGTTTCTCTGTTTAGATGCTTTGCAAACAGCTTGGCAGTTTCCGCAATTTCATAGTGATAAACATTTTCAAGCAGAAATTGCTAAGGGGAAAATGCATGATCAGGATATTTTGTTAGTGAAGCCGCAAACTTTTATGAATCTTTCCGGGCAAAGTGTTTTGGCTGTGCAGCAGTTTTATAAATTACCAGTAAATCATTTTTGGCTTGTCTATGATGAATTGGATTTGCCGATAGGAAAAGTTCGTATTCGTAAAGATGGTTCTAGTGCTGGGCATAATGGTATCAAGTCTATTATTGCAGCCTTAGGCTCTGATCAATTTTATCGTTTTAGAATTGGGGTGAAGCCAGAACATTATCAACCGGGTATGGAAAGACAAAGTACCGTATTAGAAAGATTCTCTGTGCAGGAAGAAGAACATTTGTTCAATGTCTTTGGCGAAGTGCAAAAAGCAATTGAAAAAGAATTAATAACCATTCCTCAAATATGA
- a CDS encoding DNA-3-methyladenine glycosylase, with amino-acid sequence MILPASFYARPTLLVAEELLGQYLVYESPQGKLVGEINEVESYIGSDDLASHGARGLDQRNRIMFGPAGFAYIYFIYGMYYCLNVVTQEEHFPSAILIRSIIPILGTDIMLSNRSLGKSTKTTSPKQLTNGPGKVCQAYGLTTKHDGMPLTCPPLYIESTDKKITTFQRSSRIGISKAQEHLWRFHY; translated from the coding sequence ATGATTCTGCCAGCATCATTTTATGCTAGACCCACTTTATTGGTAGCTGAAGAATTACTGGGCCAATATTTAGTATATGAGAGCCCTCAAGGGAAATTGGTAGGAGAAATTAATGAAGTAGAAAGCTATATTGGTAGCGACGACTTAGCTAGCCATGGTGCTCGAGGTTTGGATCAAAGAAATCGGATTATGTTTGGTCCGGCTGGTTTTGCTTATATTTATTTCATTTATGGCATGTATTATTGCTTAAACGTGGTTACTCAAGAAGAGCATTTTCCTTCAGCGATCCTCATTAGATCCATTATCCCCATACTTGGTACTGATATTATGCTCAGCAATCGTTCTCTGGGAAAAAGCACAAAGACCACATCACCAAAGCAGCTCACCAATGGTCCTGGAAAAGTCTGCCAGGCTTATGGACTTACTACCAAGCATGATGGCATGCCACTTACTTGCCCACCTTTATATATCGAAAGCACCGACAAAAAGATTACAACTTTCCAGCGATCTAGCAGAATAGGAATTAGCAAAGCACAAGAACATTTGTGGCGCTTTCATTATTGA